One Blastocatellia bacterium genomic window carries:
- a CDS encoding sulfite exporter TauE/SafE family protein, protein METTHFALVLALGFVSGMRHALDPDHVVAVSTIVAEHKSIWRSSRVGAFWGIGHTITLGVAGLIVLIFKLTIPERLALGFELAVGVMLVVLGLQLLLRFARERYHIHVHEHGGERHIHLHSHRHGPDHHHEHGWQYEWRSLLIGMVHGLAGSAALTVLLLSSLRSLLHGVLYLATFGIGSVAGMMLISALISSPFAYTAWRFERVNHALRVLAGIMSLGIGLAIIYEMGSQLGG, encoded by the coding sequence ATGGAGACGACGCACTTCGCCCTCGTGCTCGCGCTCGGCTTCGTCTCCGGGATGCGGCATGCGTTAGACCCGGACCACGTCGTGGCTGTCTCCACGATCGTCGCGGAGCACAAGAGCATCTGGCGCTCCTCGCGCGTCGGTGCCTTTTGGGGCATTGGGCATACGATCACGCTGGGAGTAGCTGGCCTCATCGTGCTGATCTTCAAGCTCACGATCCCCGAGCGCCTCGCGCTCGGATTCGAACTCGCCGTCGGCGTGATGCTCGTGGTCCTCGGGCTGCAACTCCTCCTTCGGTTCGCGCGCGAGCGCTATCATATCCACGTGCACGAGCACGGAGGGGAGCGACATATTCACCTGCATTCGCACCGGCACGGCCCGGATCATCACCACGAGCACGGATGGCAATATGAGTGGCGCTCGCTCCTGATCGGGATGGTTCATGGATTAGCGGGGAGCGCCGCGCTCACCGTCTTGCTCCTTTCTTCACTGCGCTCGCTCCTTCACGGCGTGCTCTATCTCGCGACGTTCGGGATCGGCTCGGTCGCCGGCATGATGCTCATCAGTGCGCTCATCAGCTCGCCCTTCGCCTATACGGCCTGGCGATTCGAACGCGTGAATCACGCGCTTCGCGTCTTAGCCGGCATCATGAGCCTCGGAATTGGCCTCGCGATCATCTACGAGATGGGATCTCAACTTGGGGGATGA
- a CDS encoding glycosyl transferase, producing MADFHQTGVIATLHRLVPGGLERLERELVTYAEQRPIALVLPALYSEFEGPAMPRIIEELRQVPYLRQIVVTMSQATPEQYARARQMMAGLPQEVIFIWNDGPRLQKLYEKLQENGLPVGADGKGRSCWMAYGYVLASGKSDVIALHDCDILTYTREMLARLCYPVANPNIDFEFCKGYYARVTDRLHGRVTRLFVTPLVRSLLKIFGSLPFLEFLDSFRYPLAGEFAMMADLARINRIPGDWGLEVGVLAEIYRNRAVRRICQVELCETYEHKHQVLSPDDPTRGLMKMAVDIAKTLFRTLSAEGVVFTSGAFRTLRSTYIRTAEDMISRYHADALINGLVFDRHEEEVAVEAFARALHLAAEAFMEDPLGVPLIPNWNRVTAALPEFFDELLEVVREDNS from the coding sequence ATGGCCGATTTTCATCAAACGGGAGTCATTGCGACGCTGCATCGGTTGGTGCCGGGCGGATTGGAACGATTGGAGCGCGAGCTGGTGACATATGCCGAGCAACGACCGATCGCCCTCGTTCTGCCCGCGCTCTACAGCGAATTCGAGGGGCCGGCCATGCCGCGCATCATCGAGGAATTGCGTCAGGTTCCGTACCTGCGACAGATCGTCGTCACGATGAGCCAGGCGACGCCGGAGCAGTATGCTCGCGCGCGCCAAATGATGGCCGGTCTTCCTCAAGAGGTGATCTTCATTTGGAACGATGGGCCGCGCCTCCAGAAGCTGTACGAGAAACTGCAGGAGAACGGCTTGCCTGTTGGCGCCGATGGCAAAGGGCGCTCCTGTTGGATGGCTTACGGCTATGTGCTCGCTAGCGGCAAGAGCGACGTCATCGCCCTGCACGATTGTGACATCCTCACCTACACGCGCGAGATGTTGGCGCGATTATGCTATCCGGTCGCTAATCCCAACATTGATTTCGAGTTCTGCAAGGGCTATTACGCGCGCGTCACCGATCGCCTGCACGGGCGCGTGACGCGGCTCTTCGTCACGCCGCTTGTCCGCTCGCTTCTTAAGATTTTCGGGTCGCTGCCGTTCCTCGAATTCCTGGACAGCTTTCGCTATCCCCTCGCCGGAGAGTTCGCGATGATGGCCGACCTGGCGCGCATCAATCGCATCCCAGGCGATTGGGGTTTGGAGGTGGGCGTGCTCGCCGAGATCTATCGGAATCGTGCCGTCCGGCGCATCTGTCAAGTGGAGCTGTGCGAGACGTATGAGCACAAGCATCAAGTCCTGTCGCCCGATGATCCGACGCGCGGGCTGATGAAGATGGCCGTGGACATCGCCAAGACGCTCTTTCGCACGCTCTCGGCCGAAGGAGTGGTGTTCACTTCGGGAGCCTTCCGCACGCTGCGCTCCACATATATTCGCACGGCCGAGGATATGATCTCCCGCTATCATGCCGACGCGTTGATCAATGGTCTCGTCTTCGATCGGCACGAGGAGGAGGTCGCCGTCGAAGCGTTCGCTCGCGCGTTGCATCTGGCGGCGGAGGCCTTCATGGAGGATCCGCTCGGCGTGCCGTTGATCCCGAATTGGAATCGGGTGACGGCGGCCTTGCCCGAATTCTTCGACGAACTGCTTGAGGTCGTTCGCGAGGATAATTCATGA
- a CDS encoding cobalamin-binding protein, with amino-acid sequence MPRIVSLIASATEIVCALGFEEHLVGRSHECDYPESVRRLPMCTEPKFPVEGWSYEIDARVKAIVRDGLSVYRVHEERLRELRPDIIVTQSHCEVCAVSLRDVEEAVCTWLDAPVRIVSLEPNALADVWEDIRRVARALEVPERGEALVAELQERMQRIAERARSLSPKPRVAYIEWIEPLMAGGNWMPELIEMAGGVNLFGEVGRHSPWIAWEEVVAKDPDVLFVAPCGFDIARTRREMRFLVRRPEWSQLTAVRTDRVILADGNQFFNRPGPRLVESLEILAEALHPAVFHFGHEGTGWERWRG; translated from the coding sequence ATGCCACGCATCGTCTCGCTGATCGCCAGCGCGACGGAGATCGTCTGCGCGCTCGGTTTTGAAGAGCATTTGGTCGGGCGATCGCACGAGTGCGATTATCCCGAATCCGTTCGACGATTGCCCATGTGCACAGAACCGAAGTTCCCGGTCGAGGGCTGGAGTTACGAGATTGACGCGCGAGTGAAGGCGATCGTGCGTGACGGTCTCTCCGTCTACCGCGTGCACGAAGAGCGCCTGCGCGAGCTGCGCCCGGACATCATCGTGACGCAGTCGCATTGTGAGGTGTGCGCCGTCAGCTTGCGCGACGTGGAAGAAGCCGTTTGCACTTGGCTCGATGCGCCGGTGCGCATCGTCTCGCTGGAGCCGAACGCCCTGGCGGACGTGTGGGAGGACATCCGGCGCGTCGCGCGCGCGCTCGAAGTTCCCGAACGCGGCGAGGCGCTCGTCGCCGAGCTGCAAGAGCGCATGCAGAGGATCGCCGAACGCGCGCGTTCGCTCTCCCCGAAGCCAAGGGTCGCTTACATCGAGTGGATCGAGCCGCTCATGGCCGGGGGGAATTGGATGCCCGAGCTGATCGAGATGGCCGGAGGCGTGAATCTCTTTGGCGAAGTCGGCCGACATTCGCCGTGGATCGCGTGGGAGGAAGTGGTGGCGAAGGATCCGGACGTACTCTTCGTCGCTCCGTGTGGATTCGATATCGCGCGCACGCGCCGCGAGATGCGGTTTCTTGTGCGTCGGCCCGAGTGGTCGCAACTCACGGCGGTTCGCACGGATCGCGTCATCCTGGCCGATGGGAATCAATTCTTCAACCGACCGGGCCCGCGCTTGGTCGAATCGCTGGAGATCCTCGCCGAGGCACTGCATCCGGCGGTCTTCCATTTCGGACACGAAGGGACGGGATGGGAGCGATGGAGAGGATGA
- a CDS encoding glutaminyl-peptide cyclotransferase, whose protein sequence is MSARSRRPRWRGRAFPLWGIFLAFLPLTAWPIAPQAVEDAPPLYGYEIVRVYPHDPEAFTQGLVYEGGFLYESTGLHGRSSLRKVELETGQVVKIHRLPVEFFGEGLTIWRDRLIQLTWHERTGFVYDKETFRVLRTFTYATEGWGLTHDGRWLIRSDGTATLYFLDPETFHEVKRLEVRDRGRPVPFLNELEYIRGEIYANVWQTDCLVRISPRTGQVLGWVDLTGLLSAEDHARPVDVLNGIAYDAERDRLFVTGKLWPKLFEIRLRKKASRSGRECSLPPLIEKEEARHATHRLADRQRDGDRLRARF, encoded by the coding sequence ATGAGCGCGCGAAGTCGGCGTCCGCGATGGCGAGGGCGCGCGTTCCCGTTGTGGGGGATATTCCTGGCGTTTCTCCCTCTCACGGCGTGGCCGATCGCGCCGCAGGCTGTGGAGGATGCTCCGCCTCTCTACGGCTATGAGATCGTTCGGGTATATCCGCACGATCCGGAGGCGTTCACGCAAGGGCTGGTGTACGAAGGAGGATTTCTCTACGAGAGCACGGGACTTCACGGGCGGTCCTCCCTGCGAAAGGTCGAGTTGGAGACTGGACAGGTGGTGAAGATTCATCGCCTGCCTGTGGAATTTTTCGGCGAAGGGTTGACGATCTGGCGGGATCGGCTCATCCAACTGACCTGGCACGAGCGGACGGGATTCGTGTACGACAAAGAGACGTTTCGCGTGCTGCGAACGTTCACCTATGCGACCGAAGGATGGGGGCTCACGCACGACGGGCGATGGCTGATCCGAAGCGATGGGACGGCGACGCTCTATTTCTTGGATCCGGAGACGTTCCACGAGGTGAAACGTCTCGAGGTTCGCGATCGAGGTCGGCCCGTGCCATTCTTGAACGAGTTGGAGTACATCCGCGGGGAGATCTATGCGAACGTCTGGCAGACGGACTGCCTGGTGCGCATCTCGCCGCGGACGGGTCAGGTTCTTGGATGGGTTGATCTCACCGGGTTGCTGAGCGCAGAGGATCACGCGCGCCCGGTGGACGTGCTCAACGGCATCGCCTATGATGCTGAGCGCGATCGGCTCTTCGTGACGGGCAAGCTTTGGCCGAAATTGTTCGAGATTCGATTGCGAAAGAAGGCCAGCCGATCGGGGCGCGAGTGTTCGCTCCCGCCATTGATAGAGAAGGAGGAAGCGCGCCATGCCACGCATCGTCTCGCTGATCGCCAGCGCGACGGAGATCGTCTGCGCGCTCGGTTTTGA
- a CDS encoding DPP IV N-terminal domain-containing protein: protein MERRRHLTPRALKSIWLIGLLALSGSSAAAVHPKQRTLTVERIFSPPSLSGRVPTGLRWSPDGRWVTYLASSAGTEVMDLWGYDVTRRERTVLLKAEDLVSEGPQFSPEEEALRERLRMTATGITTYFWSPTGTHIFIPIAGEFYLYEWATRRLTRWLSRDLSRFDPKYSPDGRFIAYVKRGNLFLVDVQSGQERQLTFDGMDEVQNGVSEYVAQEEMDRFTGYWWSPDGRRLAYLQVDNRPVRDFHIPDYRPNYVEVEKQKYPKAGDPNAIVRVGVLSLEDGKTVWMDTGPETDIYIPRVAWLPDSKTLSVQIQSRDQDRLSLYFFDVTTGKGRLILTETEPNWVNLHDHLYFFRDGRRFLWSSERTGFRHLYLYDIEGRLIRQLTQGEWQVEVLCGVDEARGVIYFTATEKSPMERHLYRIALDGTGLTRISREEGWHAITFSPTFEYYLDLFSNIATPPRLSLHRADGERLAYIEENVVAELQEYALSPVEFLTVRAEDGTPLPAMMIKPKGFDPRRRYPVIVYVYGGPRAQVVVNRWGGDRFLWHQLMAERGFLIFSLDNRGSWGRGKAWEAKLHRRLGYWELKDQLAGVAYLKSLPYVDPERIGIWGWSYGGYMTLMALFTAPDVFRTGIAIAPVTDWRNYDTHYTERYLERPQENPDGYRLSSPITYAAQAKVRFLLVHGMADDNVHFQDTVQLVDALIRARRPFDLMIYPGKRHGISGADARIHLFTLMTDYFLRHLAAPKEAGS from the coding sequence ATGGAGCGAAGGCGGCATCTCACACCGAGGGCGTTGAAAAGCATCTGGCTGATTGGACTCCTCGCATTGAGCGGAAGCTCCGCAGCCGCAGTTCATCCGAAGCAACGGACGCTCACGGTCGAACGCATCTTCAGCCCACCGAGCCTGAGCGGGCGCGTGCCCACGGGCCTTCGCTGGTCTCCCGATGGGCGATGGGTCACATATTTGGCCAGCAGTGCCGGAACTGAAGTCATGGACCTTTGGGGATACGACGTCACGCGTCGAGAGCGCACGGTGTTGCTCAAGGCCGAAGACCTCGTATCGGAGGGACCGCAGTTCTCGCCGGAGGAAGAAGCCTTGCGCGAGCGTCTGCGGATGACGGCCACGGGCATCACCACCTATTTCTGGTCGCCCACGGGAACGCACATTTTCATCCCCATTGCTGGTGAGTTTTACCTCTACGAGTGGGCGACGCGACGCCTCACGCGATGGCTCTCGCGCGATCTCTCTCGGTTCGATCCGAAGTATTCGCCCGATGGGCGCTTCATCGCCTACGTCAAGAGGGGGAACCTCTTCCTCGTGGACGTGCAGAGCGGCCAAGAGCGACAGCTCACGTTCGACGGGATGGACGAAGTGCAAAATGGCGTGAGCGAATATGTCGCCCAAGAGGAGATGGATCGCTTCACGGGCTACTGGTGGTCGCCCGATGGGCGGCGCCTCGCCTATCTGCAGGTGGACAATCGCCCAGTGAGGGATTTCCATATCCCCGACTATCGGCCGAACTACGTGGAGGTCGAGAAGCAAAAGTATCCGAAGGCGGGCGATCCGAATGCCATCGTGCGCGTCGGCGTGCTCTCGCTCGAGGATGGGAAGACGGTGTGGATGGATACGGGGCCGGAGACGGACATCTACATCCCGCGCGTCGCGTGGTTGCCGGATAGCAAGACGCTCAGCGTCCAAATCCAAAGTCGGGATCAAGACCGGCTGAGCCTCTATTTCTTCGATGTGACGACGGGGAAGGGGCGCCTCATCCTGACGGAGACGGAGCCGAACTGGGTGAATCTGCACGATCACCTCTATTTCTTCCGGGACGGTCGGCGATTCCTTTGGTCATCCGAGCGCACGGGCTTTCGCCATCTCTACCTCTACGACATCGAGGGACGGCTCATTCGTCAACTCACGCAAGGGGAGTGGCAAGTGGAAGTCCTGTGTGGCGTGGATGAAGCGCGGGGCGTCATCTACTTCACCGCGACGGAGAAAAGCCCGATGGAGCGCCATCTCTATCGCATCGCCTTGGATGGGACGGGATTGACGCGAATCTCCAGGGAAGAGGGATGGCATGCGATCACTTTCTCGCCGACCTTCGAGTATTATCTCGACCTCTTCTCGAACATCGCGACGCCACCCCGGTTGAGTCTCCATCGAGCCGATGGCGAACGGTTGGCGTACATCGAGGAGAACGTCGTCGCGGAGCTGCAGGAATACGCGCTGAGCCCTGTCGAATTCCTCACGGTGCGCGCCGAGGATGGAACGCCACTGCCGGCCATGATGATCAAGCCAAAAGGCTTCGATCCTCGAAGGAGGTATCCGGTCATCGTGTACGTCTATGGCGGACCGCGCGCGCAGGTGGTGGTCAATCGGTGGGGAGGAGATCGGTTCCTGTGGCATCAGCTCATGGCCGAGCGAGGATTCCTCATCTTCAGCTTGGACAATCGCGGCTCTTGGGGAAGGGGGAAGGCGTGGGAGGCGAAGTTGCATCGGCGCCTCGGATATTGGGAGCTGAAAGATCAACTGGCGGGCGTCGCGTATTTGAAATCGCTCCCCTACGTGGATCCGGAGCGGATCGGCATTTGGGGATGGAGCTATGGGGGATACATGACGCTCATGGCCCTCTTCACCGCTCCGGACGTCTTCCGCACGGGGATCGCCATCGCGCCGGTGACCGATTGGCGGAATTACGACACGCATTATACGGAACGCTATCTGGAGCGCCCGCAGGAGAATCCCGACGGGTATCGGCTCAGTTCGCCGATCACTTATGCCGCTCAAGCGAAGGTCCGCTTCTTGCTCGTGCATGGCATGGCTGACGACAACGTCCATTTTCAAGATACGGTGCAACTGGTGGACGCTTTGATCCGCGCGCGGCGTCCCTTCGATCTGATGATCTATCCGGGGAAGAGGCATGGGATCAGTGGGGCCGATGCGCGGATCCATCTCTTCACGCTGATGACCGACTACTTCCTGCGCCATCTCGCAGCTCCGAAGGAGGCGGGATCATGA
- a CDS encoding HAD-IIB family hydrolase: MKGPTRDRRLVLYTDLDGTLLDAETYSHEAAGPALEAIRSRGALLVLCSSKTRAEMEPIGRALGLRAPFIVENGGAIYLPREEFATLVPEAEPCGSWVRIALGTPRAQLLACLADLKQRLAVPVVGWSDLAPEAIARECGLSLEEAQRAMRREFDEPFRLESDDPQVLSQMATIVAEHGLRLMRGGRYFHLVGASDKGRAVRALTDILRRRFGAIFTVGLGDSENDAPMLAEVDLPVLVRRPSGEPDPAVLRLVPHARVTSGIGPAGWNEAVLAILAGDG, from the coding sequence ATGAAGGGCCCGACACGGGACCGGCGATTGGTCCTCTATACAGATTTGGATGGGACGCTGCTCGATGCGGAGACGTACTCGCACGAGGCGGCAGGTCCGGCACTCGAAGCGATTCGCTCGCGCGGGGCGCTGCTAGTGCTCTGTTCGAGCAAGACGCGAGCTGAGATGGAGCCGATTGGTCGGGCTTTGGGTCTACGCGCGCCCTTCATCGTCGAGAATGGCGGAGCGATCTATCTCCCGCGCGAGGAATTCGCGACGCTCGTGCCCGAGGCCGAGCCATGCGGCTCGTGGGTGCGGATCGCACTGGGCACTCCCCGCGCGCAGTTATTGGCGTGCTTGGCCGATCTCAAACAGCGTCTCGCGGTGCCTGTCGTGGGATGGAGCGACCTCGCGCCCGAAGCGATCGCTCGGGAATGCGGCTTGAGTCTTGAAGAGGCGCAGCGGGCGATGCGGCGCGAATTCGACGAGCCGTTTCGCCTGGAGAGCGACGATCCGCAGGTGCTCTCGCAGATGGCGACGATCGTCGCCGAACACGGTCTTCGCCTCATGCGCGGCGGACGATACTTTCATCTCGTAGGGGCGAGCGACAAAGGGCGCGCCGTGCGCGCGCTCACGGACATCTTGCGACGCCGATTCGGCGCGATCTTCACCGTCGGCCTCGGCGACAGCGAAAATGATGCGCCGATGCTCGCCGAAGTGGATCTGCCCGTTCTCGTGCGCCGACCTTCCGGGGAGCCCGATCCGGCAGTGCTTCGGCTCGTCCCACATGCGCGCGTCACTTCCGGCATCGGACCGGCGGGGTGGAATGAAGCTGTTCTCGCCATCCTCGCTGGAGATGGTTGA